In Ktedonobacterales bacterium, a single window of DNA contains:
- a CDS encoding DUF5671 domain-containing protein codes for MVQTLKRVYLYTAATFALLFTAVMTIILLIDLFHFAGLLPHDEFFTPPSPTSQQIEQSVVLFLVTVVLVGVLFGGGHYWLIRRDARSDPGADAGPTRHVFLNGLMALAALIAVPAGVSVLSEIDQSDNFVDIAAPLAFALVAALVFLLVFLERGRVNPAGRAAPIIRQIGEDGVQAILLIIASAAFFATISAVIRWALVNGNVVPQPECFQFFDSPTGTSVACPPLPLLSPILTALFATAAWGLYVWLGAWSRGAVLQRIVWYGALGYGLIWLLYGIAQGVYTSIASLFGDGNAWQEALDSSLAFVGTLLTGLLITVPYALWIRRMAARMPQLREAIQQGLLAIPAALSAGFFLVGVILIVAGLVERVIPDGNPPSADDWAGAVGVVVAGVLYPILWLRLRRVSDPAQGGPTIPRRVYVLTLLAVTAIGALIAAVFLIYQIVASVLGLPAASPQSARQSAVVLLVLGATALYHLWQLRADLRVSHARAAAAQPVPAPAPATLVELAQPPTGAPETLEAILQRVYAGALDPSGAAERIRRLPHL; via the coding sequence ATGGTTCAGACTCTAAAGCGTGTCTATCTCTATACCGCAGCGACGTTTGCGCTGCTCTTTACGGCAGTCATGACCATTATCCTGTTGATTGATCTGTTTCATTTTGCTGGCCTGCTGCCTCATGATGAGTTTTTTACCCCGCCATCACCGACCAGTCAGCAGATCGAGCAAAGCGTGGTCCTCTTTCTGGTCACGGTGGTTTTAGTGGGGGTGCTTTTTGGTGGGGGACATTACTGGCTGATTCGCCGCGACGCGCGCAGCGATCCGGGGGCCGATGCTGGTCCGACGCGCCATGTGTTCCTTAATGGGCTGATGGCGCTGGCCGCGCTGATTGCCGTACCCGCAGGAGTATCCGTGCTCTCGGAAATAGATCAGAGCGACAACTTTGTAGATATAGCGGCTCCGCTCGCCTTTGCGCTTGTTGCTGCGCTGGTCTTTTTGCTGGTATTTCTGGAACGCGGGCGGGTCAATCCTGCTGGTCGCGCCGCCCCAATCATCCGCCAGATTGGCGAAGATGGGGTGCAGGCCATTTTGCTCATTATTGCCAGCGCCGCTTTCTTCGCCACCATCAGCGCCGTGATTCGGTGGGCATTGGTGAATGGCAATGTCGTGCCACAGCCCGAATGCTTTCAGTTCTTCGACAGCCCCACCGGCACGTCTGTGGCCTGCCCACCGCTGCCGCTTCTTTCGCCAATCCTGACGGCGCTCTTTGCCACAGCGGCCTGGGGTCTGTACGTGTGGCTGGGGGCGTGGAGTCGGGGAGCGGTGTTGCAGCGCATCGTGTGGTATGGGGCGCTGGGTTATGGGCTGATCTGGCTCCTGTATGGTATCGCGCAAGGCGTCTATACCTCCATCGCGTCCCTGTTTGGCGATGGGAACGCCTGGCAAGAGGCGCTCGATAGCTCGCTCGCCTTTGTCGGGACGCTGCTTACTGGCCTGCTGATTACGGTACCATATGCCTTGTGGATACGGCGCATGGCCGCGCGGATGCCTCAACTTCGGGAAGCTATTCAGCAAGGGCTGCTGGCGATTCCTGCCGCATTGAGCGCGGGCTTTTTCCTGGTTGGAGTCATTCTGATCGTGGCTGGTCTGGTCGAGCGCGTGATTCCTGATGGCAATCCGCCGAGCGCAGACGATTGGGCAGGAGCGGTTGGCGTGGTGGTCGCGGGGGTGCTGTATCCTATCCTCTGGCTGCGGCTGCGGCGCGTGTCCGATCCGGCCCAGGGCGGGCCAACCATCCCGCGCCGCGTCTACGTGCTGACGCTGCTGGCTGTCACGGCTATTGGCGCGCTGATTGCTGCGGTGTTTCTGATCTATCAGATCGTGGCAAGCGTGCTGGGCCTGCCTGCGGCCAGCCCCCAGTCAGCGCGCCAGAGCGCGGTTGTTCTGCTGGTGTTGGGCGCGACGGCGTTGTATCACCTGTGGCAGTTGCGCGCCGATCTGCGCGTGAGCCACGCGCGCGCCGCTGCGGCGCAGCCGGTCCCAGCGCCCGCGCCTGCCACGCTGGTGGAACTGGCGCAGCCGCCAACCGGCGCGCCGGAAACGCTCGAAGCTATTTTGCAGCGCGTGTATGCGGGCGCGCTTGATCCGTCCGGCGCGGCGGAGCGCATTCGACGCCTGCCTCACCTGTAG
- a CDS encoding class I SAM-dependent methyltransferase, whose product MRLFGWFRRSPQQAEASDGSASHSQGWLGGRRILTNTPYVMPKDKAEGDRLDLQHHLYKLLLGRNYFARLRQPREILDVACGTGIWCREMALEFKQAQVIGFDIDRTPMEASLARLGPGGMFPPNFTFLEADAFQRFPFEDEAFDFTHARAISPFVPMDRWPAVVAEMARVTRRGGYVELVDFDMSSASSQSQAFNTLWEAMQQLMAARGLHPGAAPYLARYLHEAGLAHVQERRALAGTGRQAQRQQRLLATDLLSILTNVQPIMARAQIMPEASYRQTLERARSETLRLNITQPVVFAFGQRL is encoded by the coding sequence ATGCGTCTCTTTGGTTGGTTCCGGCGCAGCCCACAGCAAGCGGAAGCCTCGGATGGCAGCGCATCGCACAGCCAGGGCTGGCTCGGCGGGCGGCGTATCCTTACAAACACACCTTATGTCATGCCGAAAGACAAAGCAGAGGGAGATCGGCTCGATCTTCAGCACCATCTCTACAAACTGCTGCTTGGTCGCAATTACTTCGCGCGGCTGCGCCAGCCGCGCGAGATCCTCGATGTCGCCTGCGGCACCGGCATCTGGTGCCGCGAAATGGCCCTGGAGTTCAAGCAGGCTCAGGTCATCGGCTTCGACATTGATCGCACGCCGATGGAAGCCTCGCTGGCGCGGCTTGGTCCTGGCGGCATGTTCCCGCCCAACTTCACATTTCTGGAAGCCGATGCCTTCCAACGCTTCCCGTTCGAGGATGAAGCGTTTGATTTTACCCACGCGCGAGCGATCTCCCCCTTCGTGCCTATGGACCGCTGGCCCGCTGTCGTCGCTGAGATGGCGCGTGTCACCCGAAGAGGCGGCTACGTGGAACTGGTGGACTTCGATATGAGCAGCGCGTCCAGCCAGAGCCAGGCGTTCAATACACTGTGGGAGGCAATGCAGCAGCTGATGGCCGCGCGCGGCTTGCATCCGGGCGCTGCCCCCTATCTCGCGCGCTACTTACACGAGGCGGGCCTGGCGCATGTTCAGGAGCGGCGCGCGCTGGCCGGAACAGGGCGGCAGGCCCAACGACAGCAGCGGCTCCTGGCGACAGACCTCTTGTCCATCCTGACCAACGTTCAACCCATCATGGCGCGGGCGCAGATTATGCCGGAAGCCAGCTACCGCCAGACTCTGGAGCGCGCGCGAAGCGAGACGCTGCGCCTGAACATCACACAGCCGGTCGTGTTTGCCTTCGGGCAGCGGCTCTAG
- a CDS encoding phosphoglycerate kinase — protein sequence MQKATIRDADVQGKRVLVRADFNVPLDDARQITDDTRIRAALPTITYLLDHQAAVILMSHLGRPDGQRLEKLSLKPVAERLAHLLGRPVRLAPDCIGPETEQMARALEPGEVLLLENLRFHKEEEKNNPDFARQLASLGVVYINDAFGAAHRAHASTEGIAHILPGYAGFLMEKELGYLGSALENPKRPLVAIIGGAKISDKIGVLDRLLSLADALLIGGAMANTFLKAQGHQVGDSLVEDDKLDEARRIMADARRLGKRFLLPVDVVIADKFAADAASQTVTPDQVSAGWRILDIGPRTVEAFRSVLSDAQTMVFNGTMGVAEFPAFARGTNALIAALADATERGATTIIGGGDSAAAVEAAGAADKMSHVSTGGGASLEFLEGRALPGVVALQDTQ from the coding sequence ATGCAGAAAGCCACCATCCGCGACGCGGACGTACAGGGCAAGCGCGTCCTGGTGCGCGCCGATTTCAACGTGCCGCTGGACGATGCCCGCCAGATCACCGACGACACGCGCATCCGCGCAGCCTTGCCAACCATCACCTACCTGCTGGACCATCAGGCAGCAGTTATCCTCATGTCCCACCTGGGGCGGCCAGATGGGCAGCGTCTCGAAAAGCTGAGCCTCAAGCCGGTGGCTGAGCGGCTCGCGCATCTGCTGGGGCGACCCGTCAGGCTCGCCCCCGACTGTATTGGCCCGGAGACAGAGCAGATGGCCCGGGCGCTTGAGCCAGGCGAGGTCTTGCTGCTCGAAAACCTGCGCTTTCATAAGGAAGAAGAAAAGAACAACCCCGACTTTGCCCGCCAGCTTGCCAGCCTGGGCGTAGTCTATATCAACGACGCCTTTGGCGCCGCGCACCGCGCCCACGCCTCAACCGAGGGCATCGCGCATATCCTGCCTGGCTATGCCGGGTTCTTGATGGAGAAAGAACTTGGCTATCTGGGCAGCGCCCTGGAGAATCCGAAGCGCCCGCTCGTCGCTATCATCGGCGGCGCGAAGATTTCGGACAAGATCGGCGTACTGGATCGGCTGCTGAGCCTGGCCGATGCCCTGCTCATCGGGGGCGCGATGGCAAATACCTTCTTGAAGGCCCAGGGCCATCAGGTCGGCGATTCCCTGGTGGAAGACGACAAGCTGGACGAAGCGCGGCGCATCATGGCCGATGCCCGGCGGCTCGGCAAACGCTTCCTCTTGCCGGTGGATGTAGTTATCGCCGATAAGTTCGCCGCCGACGCCGCCAGCCAGACCGTCACACCCGATCAGGTGTCTGCGGGCTGGCGCATCCTTGATATTGGCCCCAGGACGGTAGAAGCCTTCCGCAGCGTTCTCTCCGATGCCCAGACGATGGTCTTCAACGGCACAATGGGTGTCGCCGAGTTTCCGGCTTTTGCCAGAGGGACCAACGCGCTCATCGCCGCTCTGGCCGATGCCACCGAGCGCGGCGCAACCACCATTATTGGCGGGGGTGATTCAGCCGCAGCCGTCGAAGCTGCTGGCGCGGCGGACAAAATGTCACACGTCTCCACCGGCGGCGGCGCGTCGCTCGAATTTCTGGAAGGGCGCGCCCTTCCAGGGGTGGTCGCGCTCCAGGATACACAATAA
- a CDS encoding LCP family protein gives MNAGDYPRREPSPGGGLFKRPFPLSPDEPAKHPRQTPLLEADEPAYSDELAEGVDFRPPGRPGRVSRKPRRRARRVILKTTLAVFLLASCSSLAFLGARLYHLYTIAQTVTGKALPTIAVPTNVPQPTALAGDLSNVPAFNLLLLGSDNDAKFGDGAVLTQTDIVVRVDLTHHKITMVSIPRDMYIKTDYGVCCLKLDEISNNADGMSDPLNAKLHGFAHTAAAIEADFGIPIHAFAWVGLAGFVKVIDTLGGVDVDVLHPILDDAYPKDLNPNGNPHAYQRLYIPAGPQHLNGVTALQYVRSRHSDGTGDFGRSARQQSVLVALKRKLDNPAILGQLDELASDLQGSVLTSLTIPQIIWLANWAKGLPSNAIVQKVLSAPQYGRFYDVPTAGGSTKSVIMPNWAAINQTIRQIFPDAVAHVNLSKPSGTDAQTIQTEGARILIENGSGVSGVASKLTAILKRDGFKVVGAQDADRVYLATQLEQYSTKAAGTADILEQMLGVPILAPKIAGPKGADIVIIIGKDIADAIQRAS, from the coding sequence ATGAATGCTGGCGACTATCCCCGGCGTGAACCGTCTCCCGGCGGCGGCTTATTTAAGCGTCCTTTTCCTTTGTCCCCCGACGAGCCAGCCAAACACCCGCGACAGACGCCGCTGTTGGAGGCGGATGAACCGGCGTATAGCGATGAACTGGCCGAGGGTGTGGACTTTCGGCCCCCTGGGCGGCCTGGCCGGGTCAGCCGCAAACCGCGACGGCGCGCGCGGCGCGTCATTCTGAAGACGACGCTGGCGGTCTTTTTGCTGGCAAGCTGCTCGTCCCTGGCGTTTCTTGGGGCCAGGCTCTATCACCTCTATACCATTGCCCAGACCGTGACCGGCAAGGCGCTGCCAACCATCGCCGTCCCTACGAATGTGCCGCAGCCGACGGCGCTGGCCGGTGATCTTTCCAATGTGCCCGCGTTTAATCTGCTTTTGCTGGGCAGCGACAACGATGCCAAGTTTGGCGATGGCGCGGTGCTGACGCAGACGGATATTGTCGTGCGCGTCGATCTGACCCATCACAAGATCACGATGGTTTCTATTCCCCGTGATATGTATATCAAGACGGACTATGGCGTGTGCTGTCTGAAGCTGGATGAAATCTCGAACAATGCTGATGGCATGAGCGACCCATTGAATGCGAAGCTGCATGGCTTTGCCCATACGGCGGCGGCGATTGAAGCTGATTTCGGGATTCCTATTCATGCCTTTGCCTGGGTCGGGCTGGCTGGCTTTGTGAAGGTGATTGATACGCTGGGCGGCGTGGATGTGGATGTGCTGCATCCGATTCTGGATGACGCCTATCCTAAAGACCTCAATCCAAACGGCAACCCACATGCCTATCAGCGCCTGTATATCCCGGCAGGACCGCAGCATCTGAATGGCGTGACAGCACTCCAGTATGTGCGCTCGCGCCATTCGGATGGCACCGGTGATTTTGGGCGTTCGGCGCGCCAGCAATCGGTGCTGGTCGCGCTGAAGAGGAAGCTCGATAACCCGGCGATCCTGGGGCAGTTGGATGAGCTTGCCAGCGATCTGCAAGGCAGTGTGCTGACAAGCCTGACGATTCCGCAAATTATCTGGCTGGCGAACTGGGCGAAAGGCTTGCCGTCGAACGCCATTGTGCAGAAGGTGCTGAGCGCCCCCCAGTATGGCCGGTTTTATGACGTTCCAACCGCAGGCGGCTCGACGAAATCGGTGATCATGCCAAACTGGGCGGCGATTAACCAGACGATTCGGCAAATCTTCCCCGATGCCGTCGCTCATGTGAACCTGAGCAAGCCATCAGGGACGGATGCCCAGACGATCCAGACGGAGGGCGCGCGCATTCTGATTGAAAACGGAAGCGGCGTAAGCGGAGTCGCCAGCAAGCTCACTGCGATCTTGAAGCGCGACGGCTTTAAGGTGGTGGGCGCGCAGGATGCTGATCGCGTCTATCTGGCAACCCAGCTTGAGCAGTACAGCACGAAAGCGGCGGGAACCGCCGACATTTTGGAACAGATGCTTGGCGTGCCGATCCTGGCTCCGAAGATAGCCGGGCCAAAAGGGGCGGATATTGTGATTATCATTGGCAAAGACATTGCCGATGCCATCCAGCGGGCATCGTAA
- the gap gene encoding type I glyceraldehyde-3-phosphate dehydrogenase → MAIRVGINGFGRIGRQTLKALLERHPDIEVVAINDITDSHTNAHLLKYDSTYGRFPGKVSVDGKDLIVNDRHIKVYAERDPGAIPWGDHDIGIVVESVGIFTDAEKASAHLRGGARKVIISAPAKNEDITIVLGVNEDKYDPARHHIISNASCTTNCLAPVAKVLNDTFGIEKALMTTVHAYTNDQRILDQVHKDLRRARTAGANIIPTTTGAAKAVALVIPELKGRFDGMALRVPTVTVSIIDLAATLKKPASRDAINQAFKDAANGHLNGILDYTDEPLVSSDFRGDAHSAIVDGDSTMIIGDNFVKVVAWYDNEWGYSSRVADLADFLGKKGF, encoded by the coding sequence ATGGCAATTCGTGTCGGCATCAACGGCTTTGGCCGCATTGGCCGCCAGACCCTGAAGGCGCTGTTGGAGCGCCACCCCGATATTGAGGTGGTCGCTATCAACGACATCACCGACAGCCACACCAATGCCCATTTGCTCAAATACGATTCCACCTATGGCCGTTTCCCCGGCAAGGTCAGCGTAGATGGCAAAGACCTGATCGTCAACGACCGGCACATCAAGGTCTATGCCGAACGAGACCCCGGCGCGATTCCCTGGGGGGATCACGATATTGGCATCGTCGTCGAATCGGTGGGCATCTTCACCGACGCGGAAAAGGCCAGCGCCCATCTGCGCGGCGGCGCGCGCAAGGTGATTATCTCCGCGCCCGCCAAAAACGAGGACATCACCATTGTGCTGGGCGTCAACGAGGACAAATACGACCCCGCCAGACATCACATCATCTCCAACGCTTCCTGCACCACCAACTGCCTGGCCCCCGTCGCCAAAGTCCTCAACGACACCTTTGGCATCGAAAAAGCCCTGATGACCACCGTTCATGCCTACACCAACGACCAGCGCATCCTCGATCAAGTGCATAAAGACCTGCGCCGCGCCCGCACAGCAGGCGCAAATATCATTCCCACCACCACTGGCGCGGCCAAAGCCGTCGCGCTCGTTATCCCCGAACTCAAGGGCAGATTCGATGGCATGGCGCTGCGTGTCCCCACCGTCACCGTCTCCATCATTGACCTGGCCGCGACACTCAAGAAACCTGCCAGCCGCGACGCCATCAACCAGGCGTTCAAGGACGCCGCCAACGGGCATCTCAACGGCATTCTGGATTACACCGATGAGCCGCTGGTCTCCAGCGATTTTCGGGGCGACGCCCACTCCGCCATCGTGGACGGCGACTCCACCATGATCATCGGCGACAACTTTGTCAAGGTCGTTGCCTGGTACGACAACGAGTGGGGCTACTCCAGCCGTGTCGCTGATCTGGCTGATTTCCTCGGCAAGAAGGGCTTCTGA
- a CDS encoding MFS transporter translates to MSANVNENLSSTEAQPEVQADPNLARPATQPRGALRRLSNQAFSRFVAAGPWGALAYRDFRLLWTGLLISQAGTQMRVVAVAWQVFLLSGSAFQLGALGLFQAIPTMAFSLVSGVVADAFDRRKLLMLTEITLALCSVTLALLTIFNLITVPMIYAIAFISSAAGSFDYPTRQTLISKIVPNEQLTNAYSLNMLMFNLATIVGPTLGGLAIATLGVAGTYWFDVASYGCVIVALLLMRADGRPGKDRAAPGLQSLVEGMRFLRRHPVILSVMLLDFCAMFFGSTRSLLPIYAANIYHVGPQGLGLLLAATGIGAVLAVFLAGPIGRWRRQGLGILLAIAAYGLCILLFGLSSWSFAFGIFFLAAAGAADMVSTVLRSAIVQLGTPDDFRGRVSSVNAVFAIGGPMLGQFEAGTLANFSAAPIAAVIGGAIVIGSASLFSALVPAIRRFIPPKERA, encoded by the coding sequence ATGTCCGCTAACGTAAACGAGAATCTTTCATCCACTGAAGCGCAACCCGAAGTTCAAGCCGACCCTAATTTAGCCAGGCCAGCCACACAGCCGCGCGGCGCGCTGCGGCGGCTGAGCAATCAGGCATTTTCCCGCTTTGTCGCTGCTGGCCCCTGGGGGGCGCTGGCCTACCGTGATTTCCGCCTGCTCTGGACCGGTCTGCTCATCTCCCAGGCAGGGACACAGATGCGCGTCGTGGCCGTTGCCTGGCAGGTCTTTCTGCTCAGCGGCTCAGCCTTCCAGTTGGGCGCGCTGGGCTTATTCCAGGCCATCCCCACGATGGCCTTCTCATTGGTGAGCGGCGTGGTCGCCGATGCCTTTGATCGTCGCAAGCTGCTCATGCTCACAGAGATTACGCTGGCGCTCTGCTCCGTCACGCTGGCGCTTTTGACCATCTTCAACCTGATTACCGTCCCGATGATCTACGCCATCGCCTTTATCTCCTCGGCAGCCGGTTCGTTCGATTACCCCACGCGCCAGACGCTCATCTCCAAGATCGTCCCCAACGAGCAGCTTACCAACGCCTACTCGCTCAATATGCTTATGTTCAATCTGGCAACCATCGTCGGGCCAACGCTGGGCGGCCTCGCCATTGCCACGTTGGGTGTAGCAGGCACGTACTGGTTTGATGTCGCCTCCTATGGCTGCGTCATCGTTGCCCTGCTGCTCATGCGCGCCGATGGCCGACCCGGCAAAGACCGCGCCGCGCCGGGCCTGCAATCGCTGGTAGAGGGAATGCGGTTTCTGCGGCGGCATCCGGTCATTCTCTCCGTCATGCTGCTGGACTTCTGCGCCATGTTCTTTGGCTCCACACGCAGCCTGCTGCCCATCTACGCCGCCAACATCTATCATGTCGGGCCGCAGGGATTGGGCTTGCTGCTCGCCGCCACAGGCATTGGCGCCGTCCTGGCTGTCTTCCTCGCTGGTCCCATCGGACGCTGGCGCCGCCAGGGGCTGGGCATCTTGCTCGCCATCGCGGCCTATGGGCTTTGCATCCTCCTCTTCGGGTTATCATCCTGGTCGTTTGCATTTGGCATCTTTTTCCTGGCCGCTGCGGGCGCGGCAGATATGGTCAGCACCGTCTTGCGCAGCGCCATTGTGCAGCTTGGCACCCCCGATGATTTTCGCGGGCGGGTCAGTTCGGTCAACGCCGTGTTTGCCATCGGCGGCCCCATGCTCGGACAATTCGAGGCAGGCACGCTGGCAAACTTCTCCGCCGCGCCCATTGCTGCCGTCATCGGCGGCGCAATCGTCATAGGCAGCGCGAGCCTCTTTTCCGCGCTGGTTCCGGCGATACGCCGGTTCATACCCCCAAAAGAGCGCGCCTGA
- a CDS encoding WD40 repeat domain-containing protein, giving the protein MQNRPVPPPEQVHLYLIRKLGNPGDQVLGAAFHPSLSIIATTSGSGAVQLWELGTGSAQLLVKLHNTSLSAIACSPDGRLLAGGDGNGTLWLWDTRAWKPLQRPNSHRFAILAAAFSPDGQMLATSSLDGSAYLRGITIGSPSIALKGHTDVVESIAFHPAGQILATASQDGTVRLWQSPEGRPLTTLFQSQEWVTSVAFSPNGRWLACGLETGEVQIWGMQDGQLYRRLAGPRGGVLSLAFSPDSRLLTTGNEDSTARLWVVETGRSVATASGHEGAVSAVAFSLQTTRTLGTLSPQLTDANILLLATGSHDGTVRLWSVSVEP; this is encoded by the coding sequence GTGCAAAACCGCCCGGTTCCTCCTCCGGAGCAAGTTCACCTTTACCTGATACGCAAACTTGGCAACCCTGGAGATCAGGTGCTTGGGGCCGCCTTTCACCCCTCCCTCTCGATAATAGCAACCACCAGCGGCAGCGGCGCGGTGCAGCTTTGGGAACTGGGAACAGGCAGCGCGCAACTCCTTGTCAAGCTGCATAACACCAGCCTTTCGGCCATCGCCTGTAGCCCCGATGGGCGGCTGCTGGCGGGTGGAGATGGCAACGGAACCCTCTGGCTGTGGGACACACGCGCCTGGAAACCGCTGCAACGGCCCAACAGCCACCGTTTTGCTATCCTCGCCGCTGCTTTCAGCCCAGATGGGCAGATGCTCGCCACCAGTTCTCTCGATGGCAGCGCCTATCTGCGGGGCATTACCATCGGCAGCCCGTCAATCGCCCTCAAAGGCCATACCGACGTGGTGGAGAGCATCGCCTTCCATCCCGCTGGTCAGATACTCGCCACCGCCTCGCAAGATGGGACGGTTCGTCTCTGGCAATCGCCAGAGGGACGCCCGCTGACAACCCTGTTTCAATCCCAGGAATGGGTCACAAGCGTGGCCTTCAGCCCAAACGGGCGCTGGCTGGCCTGCGGCCTGGAAACCGGGGAAGTCCAGATTTGGGGGATGCAGGACGGGCAACTGTATCGCCGCCTGGCCGGACCCAGGGGCGGCGTCCTCAGCCTGGCCTTTAGCCCCGACAGCCGCCTGCTGACAACCGGAAATGAAGACAGCACAGCGCGGCTCTGGGTCGTTGAAACCGGGCGCTCAGTCGCAACCGCTTCAGGCCACGAAGGGGCGGTGTCCGCTGTAGCGTTTTCGCTGCAAACGACCAGAACCTTGGGAACCCTCTCCCCACAACTCACCGACGCGAACATCCTCCTGCTGGCAACGGGAAGCCACGACGGGACAGTGCGCCTCTGGTCTGTCAGCGTTGAACCATGA